The stretch of DNA GCCGCGGAGCCGTTTCGTCCCTGCGTCGGTGATCGGAAGTCGGCGGAAGCCGTACTCGGTCATCGTCTCGATGGCGCTGATGATGCTCATCGTCGGCGGTACCGATATGACCTCACGCGTGGCGATCGCCATTACCCCGCCTTCGGACTCGACGATTCTGGACTTGAACTCGATCGGGCCGCGGTCAAGTTTACCGGGCATTTTCAGGAGTTTGTCTCCCTGTTTCATATTCTGGTTGTTCCTGTGCATACCATCATTCCTTTGCATGAAGCCCGTTCAGCACGCCATGTCTGTCGATCATCCCGACAAGGAGATCGCCGTCGACTACAGGCAGCTGGGAAAGGTCGTGGCCGACCATCAGCTCCGCAGCGGCGCTGATGCTCTCGTCTTTTTCGATGGTGATGACCGGTGTCGTCATGACGCTTTCGACCGGCACTTTCCCCCCGCTCTCAAGGCTCTTTCTTACCCTTCCGTTATTTAAGATATCCCTCCGGGACAGCATTCCGATCAGGCTCTTTTCTTTTATGACTGCAAAGGCCGAAATGCCGCTTTCTATCATTTTCGAATATACCTTGCCCAGATTATCCTCTGCATGGCATACCGGCGGCCGGTTCTCCATGCAGTCCCTGACCGTTCCCCGCAGGTCCTCACGCGTGCAGAGGATCGGGAAGATCTCGGAGAGCAGGACGCCGCCGAGCACATGGTTTTCATCGTCTACGACGACAGCGATGTCGGTATTTTTCTCCCTGATCACCTGCGATACGGCGATCAGCGATGCGCCGGGCGGCACGGTTGCGCCGTCTCTGACAAAGCCTTTGATGAGGATGTCGGACTTCGTGTCCGTGACCCGCAGGGCATCGGTTATGTCGATGTAGCCGACATACCGCCCTTTTGGATCGGTGACCGCGATTTCGCGAAATATGTCGTCCCGGAGCACCTGGCGTGCCCGGGTCATGGGTTCGTCTGTGGTGAGGACGGGGATCCTCACCATTACATCTTCGGCCCTTTTCATCTCAAACGCTCCTCCTCCCTGCATTCTTTACACAGCATGACCGCGTCCATAGGAGTAAGGTCATCGCTCATCTTTCCACACCGGTCGCAGATGCCCATGGCATAGTTTTCCTCCCGGTTGATGACGATGAGATCCGACATGATTTCGTTGAGTTCGTTTGCAACGCCGAGAAGATCTCTGACCGTGACCATGCCCAGGACTTTCCCGCTCTCAACCACCGGAAGTCTGCGCACCCGGTGTTTGATCATCATCTGTGCCGCCTCCCCCACGGTTTTGTCCAACTCGATGGTGATGAGGGGAGTGCTCATGA from Methanofollis liminatans DSM 4140 encodes:
- a CDS encoding CBS domain-containing protein; its protein translation is MKRAEDVMVRIPVLTTDEPMTRARQVLRDDIFREIAVTDPKGRYVGYIDITDALRVTDTKSDILIKGFVRDGATVPPGASLIAVSQVIREKNTDIAVVVDDENHVLGGVLLSEIFPILCTREDLRGTVRDCMENRPPVCHAEDNLGKVYSKMIESGISAFAVIKEKSLIGMLSRRDILNNGRVRKSLESGGKVPVESVMTTPVITIEKDESISAAAELMVGHDLSQLPVVDGDLLVGMIDRHGVLNGLHAKE
- a CDS encoding CBS domain-containing protein; protein product: MYVETRVPLKEVMRVNPTTIEAEATVAKAAAHMCRDEVGSCIVLSGNVPIGIVSEQDMNCKVVARDLKPSSVYVRDIMSTPLITIELDKTVGEAAQMMIKHRVRRLPVVESGKVLGMVTVRDLLGVANELNEIMSDLIVINREENYAMGICDRCGKMSDDLTPMDAVMLCKECREEERLR